The genome window GTGGTTGGAAAAAACAGTCAATTAATATTTCTGTTACCTACCCTGATGGTCACCCCGACTGATTCATCTGCTCCAACCAAATTAGACAAAGCCACCTTTGCCGGAGGATGTTTTTGGTGTATGGAACACCCTTTTAAGAAACTGAAAGGGGTTAAAGATGTGACGTCAGGTTATACCGGAGGATTCAAAGACGATCCAACCTATGAGGAGGTTTGCACCGGACAGACCGGTCATTTTGAAGCCGTTCAAGTCACCTTTGATCCTGCTGAAATAACCTATTCGGAGCTCCTTGAAGTCTTTTGGAAACAAATTGACCCCACCGATCCGGACGGGCAATTTATCGATAAAGGCACGCAATACAGATCGGCTATTTTTTATCATAACCAGCAACAAAAAGCATTGGCAGAAAAATCCAAGGCAACACTGGATCAGTCGGCAAGATATAAAAATCCTATCGTTACCCATATCGTCCAAGCATCAAAATTTTTTAAAGCAGAAGACTATCATCAGGATTACCATAAGAAAAACCCGGGAAGATACAAGCAATACCGATCTAGTTCCGGCCGTGATCCATACTTAATAAAAATTTGGGGAACCGACAAAAAAGCCAAAGAACCCAACAATGATAGTAAAAGATAAACAGGATGCTTCACTGTTTCCGCAGGGATATTTGGTATATCTGCATACAAAGGAATTGAAAAATGCCTATAACCAACCTGTTTAAGCACTGGACTTATAAACTTTTTTCTCCGACAAAGGCGCTTAAGGGCAAGTATGAGGCTTTTAAATCTCTGTTGACACATGACCAGCAGGTGCATGTATTGATGGCGGAACTGGAAGAGATATATTACAATCAGCTCAGGGTGGACTTCAAGCTTATCGAGGAAAAATATAATGATCTTTCCCGGTATGTTTTTGCAATGTTGAAAGACTTTGAAAAAATGTGTCCCACCTGTTACCCTGAATTGAAAGCCTATTTTAAAAAATTCGACTCCTATATTAAATTCATTTTTGCCACCCAGGTAGGTAATCCTTCTGCCCCCTTTACCATGACCTTACATACAATTCCTCTGGATAGCCAGACTTTGGCCGGCAGCAAAGCTTTGAACCTGTCTATCATTGAAAGAGATTTACAGCTTCCCATACCCGGTGGGATGGTGATCACCACCAACGCTTTTAACTACTTTGTTGAGTATAATGATTTGAGAAAATCAATTGATGAAAGGCTCTGTAGGCTGGACATCAACTCCACCGCGTCTTTGAATATCATTTCACAGGAGTTGGTGGATCTTATGACCAACGCCCAAATTCCCTCTGACATGGAAAAGGATATCTTCAACGCGTATGATCGAATTCAAAGGCAGGCAGGCAAAGAGGTAAGACTGGCATTGCGGAGCAGCGCCGTGGGCGAGGACACGCGCTCGTCTTTTGCAGGTCAGTACCGCACCATTCTTAATGTAGGTAAAAACGGCATGCTTGACGCCTATAAGGCGGTCATAGCAAGCAAATATTCACCGAGAGCACTTTATTACAGGATCAGCTATGGACTTTTGGATACGGAAACCCCCATGGCGGTGGCTGCTCTTGAGATGGTCGATTCGGCTGTTAGCGGAATCATCTATACTGAAGATATGGAAGATCCTGGCACAAACAGCCTGACCATTCATTCCATCTGGGGCCTGGGTGAATTGTTGGTGGGAGGCGAGGTGTCAGCAGATATCATTAAGGTGACCAAGAAGCATCAACCTGAAATCATCCAAAAAAAAACAGGAGTCAAATCAAGACGGATGGTCTTTTCAGCACAAAGCACCACTGAAGTTGTTCCGATTGATGATGAAAAGCAGCGGTTACATTCCCTTGATGATGCTTCTGCCCTCATTCTTGCCGATTGGGGAATGAAGCTTGAGAAACATTTTAAAGAACCTCAGGATATTGAGTGGTGCATGGACAGCGATGGTCAACTTTTTTTGCTTCAATCAAGACCGCTTCGGTTTGAAGAAACCGACTTAACGCCTCTTGAATGCACGTTTGAAGATATAGAAAACCAACTTCAGGTGTCGGGTGGGGAAATGGCCTGTCCCGGAATTGGTGCAGGAAAAGTGTTCAGGATAGAGCGCGAATCAGATCTTGAAAATCTGCATGACGGTGCGGTTCTTGTAGCCAAAAAGGCCTCTCCCAACTATGTCACAGTGATGAACAAGTTAAATGCCGTGGTCACCGATACGGGTAGCACTGCCGGTCATTTTTCATCTGTGGCACGTGAATTCGGGGTACCCACCCTGGTAAATACCGGTGTGGCAACTGCCCGCCTCACCCAGGGGAATGATGTGACCGTCCATGCGGATGGCAGGGCGGTTTATGATGGCATTGTCCAGGAAATGCTGGAAAGCCCTTGCGCACAAAGGGACCTGCTATCAGACAGCCCCTTTGCACACAAATTGAGATATGTCATAGATTTCATTTCACCGTTAAGGCTCACTGATCCGCAGGCTGAATCTTTTATCCCGGAAGGATCCAGGTCACTTCACGATATTCTCCGGTTTACCCATGAAAAGGCAGTTCAGGAGATGTTTCACATGGGAAATAGGCGAATCAGAAAGTTGGGAGGGGCTAAAAAATTGCTTTCAAAATTGCCCATGCTGTTTTACGTGGTGGACGTCGGTGGTGGAGCCAGGCAAAACCGATCCGGGCAAAAAACAGTTCGCATGGACGATATCCTCAGCA of Thermodesulfobacteriota bacterium contains these proteins:
- the msrA gene encoding peptide-methionine (S)-S-oxide reductase MsrA translates to MVGKNSQLIFLLPTLMVTPTDSSAPTKLDKATFAGGCFWCMEHPFKKLKGVKDVTSGYTGGFKDDPTYEEVCTGQTGHFEAVQVTFDPAEITYSELLEVFWKQIDPTDPDGQFIDKGTQYRSAIFYHNQQQKALAEKSKATLDQSARYKNPIVTHIVQASKFFKAEDYHQDYHKKNPGRYKQYRSSSGRDPYLIKIWGTDKKAKEPNNDSKR
- a CDS encoding PEP/pyruvate-binding domain-containing protein — encoded protein: MPITNLFKHWTYKLFSPTKALKGKYEAFKSLLTHDQQVHVLMAELEEIYYNQLRVDFKLIEEKYNDLSRYVFAMLKDFEKMCPTCYPELKAYFKKFDSYIKFIFATQVGNPSAPFTMTLHTIPLDSQTLAGSKALNLSIIERDLQLPIPGGMVITTNAFNYFVEYNDLRKSIDERLCRLDINSTASLNIISQELVDLMTNAQIPSDMEKDIFNAYDRIQRQAGKEVRLALRSSAVGEDTRSSFAGQYRTILNVGKNGMLDAYKAVIASKYSPRALYYRISYGLLDTETPMAVAALEMVDSAVSGIIYTEDMEDPGTNSLTIHSIWGLGELLVGGEVSADIIKVTKKHQPEIIQKKTGVKSRRMVFSAQSTTEVVPIDDEKQRLHSLDDASALILADWGMKLEKHFKEPQDIEWCMDSDGQLFLLQSRPLRFEETDLTPLECTFEDIENQLQVSGGEMACPGIGAGKVFRIERESDLENLHDGAVLVAKKASPNYVTVMNKLNAVVTDTGSTAGHFSSVAREFGVPTLVNTGVATARLTQGNDVTVHADGRAVYDGIVQEMLESPCAQRDLLSDSPFAHKLRYVIDFISPLRLTDPQAESFIPEGSRSLHDILRFTHEKAVQEMFHMGNRRIRKLGGAKKLLSKLPMLFYVVDVGGGARQNRSGQKTVRMDDILSIPMKAIFKGLTHPDITWSDFTHFDWAEYDKIVMSGGIISAESTMFASYAVLSHDYLNLNLRFGYHFVIVDTICGDQAKNNYILFKFSGGGADIDKRMLRADFLGSILDRLGFKVNMINDLIDGTLKGGQRKSIEHKLDIIGRLLGCTRLMDMYLKDSSMVENYVEEFMNGRYHFASVEM